A window from Flavobacterium sp. 83 encodes these proteins:
- the gldD gene encoding gliding motility lipoprotein GldD yields MFKKIITFSTILLSLLSISCKDDVIPKPSSYLRLDYPEAKYVGFENECPFAFEMNSEAVIKGEKDCGFTITYPKMKATIYLTYKPVNNNIAKLLKDAQKLTYEHVIKADDILEQPYLNPQKKVYGMFYQVDGNAATNSQFYATDSTKHFVTGSIYFYAKPNFDSIMPAASYVKNDMQRLMETLKWK; encoded by the coding sequence ATGTTTAAAAAAATAATCACTTTTTCAACTATACTATTGTCATTATTGAGCATTAGCTGCAAAGACGATGTTATACCAAAACCATCCAGCTATTTACGATTGGATTATCCCGAGGCAAAATATGTAGGTTTTGAAAATGAATGTCCTTTTGCTTTCGAGATGAATTCAGAAGCGGTTATCAAAGGAGAGAAAGATTGTGGATTTACTATTACTTATCCAAAAATGAAAGCCACTATTTATTTGACTTATAAACCAGTAAATAATAATATCGCAAAATTATTGAAAGACGCTCAAAAATTGACTTATGAGCATGTGATAAAAGCTGATGATATATTGGAACAACCGTATTTAAATCCTCAAAAAAAGGTATATGGTATGTTTTATCAAGTAGATGGGAATGCGGCGACAAACTCACAATTCTACGCAACAGATAGTACAAAACATTTTGTGACAGGATCTATTTATTTCTATGCTAAACCTAATTTTGATTCTATTATGCCAGCGGCAAGTTATGTCAAAAATGATATGCAAAGGTTAATGGAAACCTTGAAGTGGAAATGA
- the rpmA gene encoding 50S ribosomal protein L27 yields MAHKKGVGSSKNGRESESKRLGVKIFGGQAAIAGNIIVRQRGSKHNPGENVYISKDHTLHARVDGVVFFQKKRDNKSYVSILPFEVEA; encoded by the coding sequence ATGGCTCACAAGAAAGGTGTCGGTAGTTCTAAGAATGGTAGAGAATCAGAATCAAAACGTTTAGGTGTTAAGATTTTTGGTGGTCAAGCTGCTATTGCTGGGAACATCATCGTAAGACAAAGAGGTTCAAAACATAATCCAGGTGAAAATGTTTACATCAGTAAAGATCACACACTACACGCAAGAGTAGATGGAGTTGTTTTCTTCCAAAAGAAAAGAGATAACAAATCATATGTTTCTATACTTCCATTTGAAGTTGAAGCATAA
- a CDS encoding DoxX family protein produces the protein MSYLDILILFSATSFLIYGIAYFVSTNMKNEFKRFGLEKFGPLTAVLELAGAIGLFIGIGIQNNTILLLASGGLALLMLLGTGVRIKMKDSLLISLPAFFYFVLNTYILYRTLM, from the coding sequence ATGAGTTATTTAGATATACTTATTTTATTTTCAGCAACTTCTTTTCTTATTTACGGAATAGCTTATTTTGTATCAACGAACATGAAAAATGAGTTTAAGCGATTTGGACTTGAAAAATTTGGACCATTAACAGCTGTTTTAGAATTGGCGGGAGCTATTGGTTTGTTTATTGGCATTGGGATTCAGAACAACACTATCTTGCTTCTGGCCTCAGGAGGGTTGGCTTTGTTAATGCTTCTTGGCACTGGAGTTCGCATCAAGATGAAAGATTCTTTATTAATATCTCTACCAGCGTTTTTTTATTTCGTACTTAACACCTACATTTTGTATAGGACTTTAATGTAA
- a CDS encoding Crp/Fnr family transcriptional regulator, with amino-acid sequence MIATELLEKYGATLKLYKKTKTIFIEGNLAMHYYQILSGEVKMNNFNDDGREFIQGFFNKNQSFGEPPLFLNRPYPANAIAVEDSEILSISKDNFMKLLNENPSVSIKIIENLAQRLHYKSVMAAEISTHEPEHRVLRLIDYSIAYLNFKEDKNGYRIDLTRQQIGDLTGLRVETVIRAIKSLEKKGVLKIINRKVYR; translated from the coding sequence ATGATAGCTACTGAATTACTGGAAAAATATGGCGCCACTTTAAAGTTGTATAAAAAAACAAAGACCATTTTTATAGAAGGAAATCTAGCGATGCATTACTATCAAATACTTTCAGGAGAAGTAAAAATGAATAACTTTAACGATGACGGTCGGGAATTCATTCAAGGTTTTTTTAATAAAAATCAAAGTTTTGGAGAACCTCCTTTATTTTTAAATCGTCCCTATCCAGCTAATGCAATAGCTGTTGAAGATTCAGAAATCCTAAGTATTTCAAAAGATAATTTTATGAAATTGCTAAATGAAAACCCATCAGTATCCATAAAAATAATTGAGAATCTGGCCCAACGTTTGCATTATAAATCGGTTATGGCAGCTGAGATTTCCACTCACGAACCGGAACACAGGGTATTGCGGCTCATTGATTATTCTATTGCTTATCTTAATTTTAAAGAAGATAAAAACGGATATCGAATCGATTTAACCCGGCAGCAAATTGGCGATTTAACCGGACTCCGCGTAGAAACTGTTATTCGAGCCATTAAATCATTAGAAAAAAAAGGAGTTTTGAAAATCATTAACCGAAAAGTGTACCGTTAA
- the ahcY gene encoding adenosylhomocysteinase translates to MSTSTMPFVAFKVKDISLAAWGRKEIELAEAEMPGLMALRAEYKNEQPLAGARIAGCLHMTIQTAVLIETLIALGAEVTWSSCNIFSTQDQAAAAIAAAGIQVYAWKGLNEEDFDWCIEQTLFFGEDRKPLNMILDDGGDLTNMVIDRFPELVAGIKGLSEETTTGVHRLYERVKAGTLPMPAINVNDSVTKSKFDNKYGCKESAVDAVRRATDIMLAAKRVIVCGYGDVGKGTAASFRGAGSIVTVTEIDPICALQAAMDGFEVKKLDTVIATADIIITTTGNKDIVLGSHFEKMKDKTIVCNIGHFDNEIDMAWLNENHGASKIEIKPQVDKYTIAGNDIIILAEGRLVNLGCATGHPSFVMSNSFTNQTLAQIELWKNSAAYNNDVYMLPKHLDEKVAMLHLAKLGVELETLRVDQADYIGVPVEGPFKPEYYRY, encoded by the coding sequence ATGAGTACATCGACTATGCCTTTTGTGGCTTTCAAAGTTAAAGACATTTCTCTAGCAGCTTGGGGAAGAAAAGAAATTGAACTAGCAGAAGCTGAAATGCCAGGTTTAATGGCGCTTCGTGCGGAATACAAAAACGAACAACCACTTGCTGGTGCTCGTATTGCAGGATGTTTGCACATGACAATCCAAACTGCGGTTTTGATTGAAACTTTAATTGCTCTTGGTGCTGAGGTGACTTGGAGTTCTTGTAATATTTTCTCTACTCAAGATCAGGCTGCTGCTGCAATTGCTGCTGCAGGAATTCAAGTTTATGCTTGGAAAGGTTTGAACGAAGAAGATTTTGACTGGTGTATTGAGCAAACCTTATTCTTTGGTGAAGACAGAAAACCATTGAACATGATTCTTGATGACGGTGGAGATTTGACGAATATGGTTATTGACCGTTTCCCAGAATTGGTTGCTGGTATCAAAGGTTTGTCTGAAGAAACTACTACTGGTGTTCACAGATTATACGAAAGAGTGAAAGCGGGAACATTGCCAATGCCGGCAATCAATGTTAATGACTCAGTTACTAAATCGAAATTTGATAACAAATACGGTTGTAAAGAATCTGCAGTTGATGCGGTTCGTCGTGCAACTGATATTATGCTTGCTGCAAAAAGAGTAATCGTTTGTGGTTACGGTGACGTAGGTAAAGGAACTGCGGCTTCTTTTAGAGGTGCTGGTTCTATTGTTACTGTTACTGAAATTGACCCAATTTGTGCGCTTCAAGCTGCAATGGACGGTTTTGAAGTAAAGAAATTAGACACAGTTATTGCTACTGCTGATATTATCATTACGACTACTGGAAATAAAGATATTGTTTTGGGTTCTCATTTCGAAAAAATGAAAGACAAAACTATCGTTTGTAACATCGGACATTTTGATAACGAAATTGATATGGCTTGGTTGAACGAAAACCATGGCGCATCAAAGATCGAAATCAAACCACAAGTTGACAAATATACTATCGCTGGAAATGACATCATCATTTTGGCTGAGGGTCGTTTGGTAAACCTTGGTTGTGCTACAGGCCACCCAAGTTTTGTAATGAGTAACTCATTTACAAACCAAACTTTGGCTCAAATTGAATTGTGGAAAAACAGCGCAGCATACAATAATGATGTGTACATGTTACCTAAACATTTAGATGAGAAAGTAGCGATGTTACACTTAGCTAAACTAGGTGTTGAATTGGAAACGTTACGTGTTGATCAGGCTGATTATATTGGAGTTCCAGTTGAAGGTCCATTCAAACCAGAATATTACAGATACTAG
- a CDS encoding gliding motility-associated protein GldE, with translation MDPEPSLFFSYAIDTDLVFGFVGIFALLFCSAIVSGAEVALFSLSQKDIDETIHENVSKGKIISDLLEKPKKLLATLLVANNFINIGVVILFSFVGKNLFAAVTSPILKFILEVIVVTFLLLLFGEVLPKVYASRNNIKFAKLIAYPVAALDKLLSPISLPMRKTTIYLHNKLGKQKTNFSVNQLSQALELTDSEETSSDEQKILEGIVSFGNTDTKQVMSPRIDIFALEIDEPFSVICPKIIEKGYSRIPVYRDNIDQIEGVLFVKDLLPHINTSEFDWKSLVREPFFVPENKKLDNLLKDFQSMKSHLAIVVDEYGGTSGLVSLEDVIEEIVGDISDEFDDENINFSQIDDNNYLFEGKINLKDFYRIVDVDEELFEIKKGEAETLAGFILEILGNFPKKDQKISFENCQFTVESVDKKRIKQIKVTIE, from the coding sequence TTGGACCCAGAGCCCAGTTTATTTTTTTCGTACGCAATAGACACTGACTTAGTGTTTGGTTTTGTGGGTATTTTTGCTTTACTTTTTTGTTCTGCAATTGTATCAGGAGCTGAAGTAGCCTTATTTTCATTGTCACAAAAAGACATTGATGAAACAATACACGAAAATGTTTCAAAAGGAAAAATTATCTCTGATCTTTTAGAAAAGCCCAAAAAGCTTTTAGCTACTCTTCTTGTCGCCAATAATTTCATCAACATTGGGGTTGTAATCTTATTTTCATTTGTTGGGAAAAACCTGTTTGCAGCCGTAACATCACCTATTTTAAAATTCATTCTTGAAGTAATTGTGGTTACTTTTCTATTGTTGTTATTTGGAGAGGTTTTGCCAAAAGTCTATGCCAGTAGAAACAATATTAAGTTTGCCAAGTTGATTGCGTATCCTGTTGCAGCGCTAGATAAATTGCTTTCGCCAATAAGCCTACCGATGCGAAAAACGACTATTTATTTGCATAATAAATTAGGAAAACAAAAGACAAATTTTTCCGTAAATCAATTGTCACAAGCGTTAGAACTTACTGATTCAGAAGAAACTTCCTCTGATGAGCAAAAAATATTAGAAGGAATTGTGAGTTTTGGTAATACAGATACAAAACAGGTGATGAGTCCAAGAATTGATATTTTTGCTTTGGAAATTGACGAACCGTTTTCAGTTATTTGCCCAAAAATTATAGAAAAAGGATATTCCAGAATTCCTGTTTACCGAGATAATATAGATCAGATAGAAGGCGTTTTGTTTGTAAAAGATTTATTGCCGCACATTAATACGAGTGAATTTGATTGGAAGTCATTAGTAAGAGAACCGTTTTTTGTGCCTGAAAATAAAAAATTAGACAATTTGCTGAAAGATTTTCAAAGTATGAAAAGTCATTTAGCTATTGTAGTTGATGAATACGGGGGAACTTCTGGATTAGTATCGCTTGAAGATGTAATTGAGGAAATTGTAGGTGATATCAGTGATGAATTTGATGATGAAAATATCAATTTTTCTCAAATTGATGACAATAATTACCTTTTTGAAGGGAAAATAAATCTCAAGGATTTTTATAGAATTGTTGATGTTGACGAAGAGTTATTCGAAATTAAAAAAGGAGAAGCTGAAACATTAGCTGGATTTATTCTTGAAATTTTAGGAAATTTTCCAAAAAAAGATCAGAAAATCTCATTTGAAAACTGCCAATTCACTGTAGAATCGGTAGATAAGAAACGAATTAAACAAATAAAAGTAACGATTGAATAA
- a CDS encoding pitrilysin family protein codes for MKKTTILLFILFITGIMQAQNRPQPKPGATPVVNIKKPQTFTLDNGLKVMIVENHKLPRVTFNLALDNAPFAEGTKKGVDELCNNLIGNGSVKIAKDAFNEEIDFLGANINFSSQGAYASSLSKYSGRILELMASGALHPKFTQEEFDKEKAKLLEGLKAQEKSVPAIANRVVDALAFGKNHPSGEYMTEETLKNVTLADVESNYQNYFVPENGYLVIIGDIKYDDVKPIVEKLFGSWEKRSTPKLTYAAPQNVPFTQINFVDVPNAVQSEISLVNTVDLKMSDKDFFPAVIATYILGGDFNSYLNMNLREKNGWTYGANAIIGSGKYVTKIRSASAVKSTVTDSAVVEFIKEIKKIRTEEVSPELLKNVKAGYIGRFVMQVEKPQAIARYALNIETEDLPADFYENYIKTINAVTQDDILRAANKYFLLDNTRIIIAGKGSEVLPGLEKLNIPIFYFDKYGTPTEKPVYK; via the coding sequence ATGAAAAAAACAACTATTCTATTATTCATTTTGTTCATAACAGGAATCATGCAAGCACAAAATCGTCCACAACCAAAACCTGGAGCCACTCCAGTTGTAAATATAAAAAAACCGCAAACCTTTACTTTAGACAATGGTTTAAAAGTAATGATTGTAGAAAATCACAAATTACCCAGAGTAACTTTTAACCTTGCATTAGACAACGCTCCATTTGCAGAAGGCACTAAAAAAGGTGTCGATGAATTATGCAATAACCTGATAGGAAACGGAAGTGTAAAAATTGCGAAAGACGCGTTCAACGAAGAAATTGATTTTTTGGGTGCCAACATCAACTTCAGTTCGCAAGGCGCTTATGCCAGTTCTCTTTCTAAATATTCAGGAAGAATATTAGAACTCATGGCTTCAGGAGCATTGCATCCAAAATTCACGCAAGAAGAATTCGATAAAGAGAAAGCCAAATTACTAGAAGGACTTAAAGCGCAGGAAAAAAGCGTACCCGCAATTGCTAACAGAGTGGTTGATGCACTTGCCTTTGGAAAAAACCATCCTTCCGGCGAATACATGACCGAAGAAACACTTAAAAACGTAACGCTTGCTGATGTGGAATCCAATTATCAAAACTACTTCGTTCCCGAAAATGGATATTTGGTAATTATTGGAGATATTAAATATGACGATGTTAAACCTATTGTTGAAAAGCTTTTTGGTTCATGGGAAAAAAGAAGTACTCCAAAACTGACCTATGCTGCTCCCCAAAATGTACCTTTTACTCAAATCAATTTTGTTGATGTCCCCAATGCCGTTCAATCAGAGATTTCATTGGTAAACACCGTAGATTTAAAAATGAGCGATAAAGATTTCTTTCCCGCAGTTATTGCCACTTATATTCTTGGCGGAGATTTCAATAGTTACCTCAATATGAATTTAAGAGAAAAAAATGGTTGGACTTATGGTGCAAATGCAATCATAGGCTCCGGAAAATACGTAACAAAAATAAGATCTGCTTCAGCTGTAAAAAGTACCGTCACCGATAGTGCAGTTGTGGAATTCATTAAAGAAATTAAAAAAATAAGAACAGAAGAAGTATCTCCTGAATTACTTAAAAACGTAAAAGCCGGCTACATTGGACGATTTGTAATGCAAGTAGAAAAACCACAGGCAATTGCACGATATGCTTTGAACATTGAAACCGAAGATCTCCCTGCTGATTTCTATGAAAATTACATCAAAACAATCAATGCGGTAACGCAAGACGATATTCTTCGTGCTGCTAACAAGTATTTCCTTTTAGATAACACACGAATTATAATTGCAGGAAAAGGCTCAGAAGTGCTTCCGGGATTAGAAAAACTAAATATCCCTATATTTTATTTTGACAAATACGGCACTCCTACAGAAAAACCCGTTTACAAATAA
- a CDS encoding heavy-metal-associated domain-containing protein → MNFTKSIVAIALAGLLFVSCKKNTEETTATTTASTENTAPKVKKEIAVANLQTASFKVDGMTCAIGCAKTIESELSDLDGVQKATVDFDKKLATVTFDKTVQNPESLTKVVEATADGKTYKVSNMKS, encoded by the coding sequence ATGAATTTCACAAAATCAATAGTAGCGATAGCCCTTGCAGGTCTTTTATTTGTAAGTTGCAAAAAAAACACTGAAGAAACTACTGCAACTACAACAGCTTCAACAGAAAATACCGCTCCAAAAGTTAAAAAAGAAATTGCAGTCGCTAACTTGCAAACAGCCAGTTTTAAAGTAGACGGGATGACTTGTGCTATTGGTTGTGCCAAAACAATAGAAAGCGAATTATCAGATCTTGATGGTGTACAAAAAGCTACCGTAGATTTTGATAAAAAACTGGCAACTGTAACTTTTGATAAAACGGTTCAAAATCCTGAGAGCCTTACTAAAGTTGTCGAAGCAACCGCTGACGGAAAAACATATAAGGTTTCGAATATGAAATCGTAA
- a CDS encoding DMT family transporter yields MNARQLKWVYLMILALIWGSSFILIKKGLVGLTALQLGSLRILFAAIFLLLIGFKSLMKIPKGKWKYIALTSLFGTFTPAYLFAIAETEIDSSITAILNSLTPLNTLILGAMAFGIHFKRSQVWGVFIGLVGSMLLVFNGAINHPEQNYYYAILVIVASICYAINVNLLKKYLHDLSPLSITTGNFAFLLLPTLLILFFSGFFDVIHVDTVQHSVLFIMILGVVGTGIANILFFKLIQMSSPVFATSVTYLIPIVAFFWGLLDDEMLTPVQFFGAFIILIGVYLSAKK; encoded by the coding sequence ATGAATGCAAGACAATTGAAATGGGTTTACTTGATGATTCTTGCCTTAATCTGGGGAAGTTCATTTATATTAATAAAAAAGGGATTGGTTGGTTTAACTGCGTTGCAGTTAGGTTCTTTAAGGATCTTGTTTGCAGCCATTTTTTTATTATTAATAGGTTTTAAAAGTTTAATGAAAATTCCAAAAGGAAAATGGAAATACATTGCACTTACTTCGTTGTTTGGGACATTTACTCCTGCGTATCTTTTTGCCATTGCCGAAACTGAAATTGATAGTTCCATAACCGCGATTCTTAATTCCCTGACTCCATTAAATACGTTGATTTTGGGAGCGATGGCTTTTGGAATACATTTCAAAAGAAGTCAGGTTTGGGGGGTTTTTATAGGTCTTGTAGGAAGTATGCTTTTGGTTTTTAACGGAGCAATAAACCATCCGGAGCAAAATTATTATTACGCTATTTTAGTCATAGTTGCTTCAATTTGCTATGCTATAAACGTAAATTTATTAAAAAAATATTTACATGATTTGAGTCCGTTGAGTATCACTACCGGGAATTTTGCATTTCTGTTGTTGCCAACATTGCTTATTTTATTTTTCTCTGGTTTTTTTGATGTAATTCATGTTGATACCGTACAGCATTCGGTTTTGTTTATCATGATATTAGGAGTGGTAGGAACTGGAATCGCTAATATTCTGTTCTTTAAATTAATCCAAATGTCCTCGCCGGTTTTTGCTACTTCTGTTACTTATTTGATTCCAATAGTTGCTTTTTTCTGGGGGTTATTAGACGATGAAATGTTAACACCAGTTCAGTTTTTTGGCGCTTTTATTATTTTGATAGGAGTATATTTATCTGCAAAAAAGTAG
- a CDS encoding group III truncated hemoglobin — protein sequence MKKIIENRDDLTLLVHSFYTKIRADKEIGFFFNETITNWDEHLEKLTDFWEMNLFAIKKYKGNPIAVHNEVDKHFDHRISPNEFGIWLNLWFETLDELFEGENVEILKRRARKMGTFLYMNIFESRNKELLT from the coding sequence ATGAAAAAAATAATTGAAAATCGAGACGACTTGACCCTTCTCGTCCATTCATTCTATACTAAAATAAGAGCCGACAAAGAAATCGGATTCTTTTTTAATGAAACGATTACCAATTGGGATGAACACTTAGAAAAGCTGACGGATTTTTGGGAAATGAATTTATTTGCGATAAAGAAATACAAAGGAAACCCCATTGCGGTGCATAATGAAGTAGACAAACATTTTGATCATCGGATTTCGCCTAATGAATTTGGCATTTGGTTGAACTTATGGTTCGAAACTTTAGATGAACTTTTTGAAGGTGAAAATGTCGAAATATTGAAGCGAAGAGCCCGAAAAATGGGTACGTTCCTTTATATGAATATTTTTGAAAGTAGAAACAAAGAATTATTGACTTAG
- a CDS encoding DoxX family protein: MNTYSIIAQLIIALSVGYVWIFRFDNIVKEFKQYGLSDLTRNMVGASKIVLATLLITGIWYPELIFIPALLMAFLMASAQFFHFKVKNPWIKHLPSLLLLAISLFVAIYVSK; this comes from the coding sequence ATGAATACTTATTCCATCATTGCCCAACTAATAATCGCATTGTCTGTAGGTTATGTTTGGATTTTTAGATTTGATAACATTGTAAAAGAATTTAAACAATACGGACTTTCTGATTTGACACGAAATATGGTAGGCGCTTCAAAAATAGTGTTAGCAACATTATTAATAACTGGAATATGGTATCCAGAACTCATTTTTATCCCTGCTCTTTTAATGGCTTTTTTAATGGCTTCGGCACAGTTTTTTCATTTCAAAGTAAAAAATCCATGGATCAAACATCTTCCTTCTTTACTACTTTTGGCAATATCTCTTTTTGTGGCAATATACGTTTCCAAATAA
- the rplU gene encoding 50S ribosomal protein L21: MYAIVEIAGQQFKVSKDLKVYVHRLANEEGSKVSFDKVYLLDDNGTITIGAPAIEGASVEAKVLQHLKGDKVIIFKKKRRKGYKKRNGHRQYLTQIVIEGITASGAKKAAPKKAAVEATTEEVEAPKKKAAKAKKEDTQE, from the coding sequence ATGTATGCAATCGTAGAGATAGCAGGGCAACAATTCAAAGTAAGCAAAGACCTTAAGGTTTACGTTCACCGTTTGGCAAATGAAGAAGGATCGAAAGTTTCTTTCGACAAAGTTTATTTGTTAGATGATAACGGTACAATCACAATAGGCGCCCCAGCTATAGAAGGTGCTTCAGTAGAAGCTAAAGTGTTACAACACTTAAAAGGAGATAAAGTTATCATTTTCAAAAAGAAAAGAAGAAAAGGATACAAAAAGAGAAACGGTCACAGACAATATCTTACTCAAATTGTAATTGAAGGTATTACTGCATCAGGTGCTAAGAAAGCAGCTCCTAAAAAAGCAGCAGTTGAAGCAACTACAGAAGAAGTTGAAGCTCCTAAGAAAAAGGCAGCTAAAGCTAAAAAAGAAGATACACAAGAATAA
- a CDS encoding 4'-phosphopantetheinyl transferase superfamily protein: MPLFKTIKFNSTTKILVWKVTESYTELFEQVVLNESNRIRLEGMKSEMHQRAFLSVRMLLQEAGQTDLDLYYDEFGKPHLHGENHISITHSHNFSAIIISDKTVGIDIELQRDKITRIADKFCDTEFQFLDSDSEEYIRKLTVIWGAKEAIFKIRNEKGISFKDHISVYSFELNDKQHNTQLHFNNLVKNFNIHFEEIESFPESFQNEEGKQDFTLVYAFEK, translated from the coding sequence ATGCCGCTTTTCAAAACGATAAAATTCAATTCTACAACAAAAATCCTTGTTTGGAAAGTAACCGAATCCTATACGGAATTATTCGAACAAGTTGTCTTAAACGAGAGTAATCGAATCCGACTGGAAGGAATGAAATCCGAAATGCACCAGCGCGCATTCCTCAGTGTTCGCATGTTATTGCAGGAAGCGGGCCAAACGGATTTAGATTTGTATTATGACGAATTCGGGAAACCACATCTTCATGGAGAAAATCACATTTCGATAACGCATTCCCATAATTTTTCGGCAATTATTATCAGTGATAAAACCGTAGGGATCGACATCGAGTTGCAAAGAGATAAAATTACCCGAATCGCCGATAAATTTTGTGATACAGAATTCCAATTTTTGGATTCAGATAGTGAAGAATACATTCGAAAATTGACCGTTATTTGGGGTGCTAAAGAAGCCATTTTTAAAATCCGAAACGAAAAAGGAATCAGTTTTAAAGACCATATAAGTGTTTACTCATTTGAATTAAACGATAAACAACACAATACCCAACTTCATTTTAATAATTTAGTAAAGAATTTTAATATTCATTTTGAAGAAATAGAGTCGTTTCCCGAAAGCTTTCAGAACGAAGAGGGGAAACAAGATTTCACTTTGGTTTACGCTTTCGAAAAGTAG
- a CDS encoding pitrilysin family protein has product MKKLIIMLSTALMLGGIASAQKIAFEEYDLDNGMHVILHNDPSAPVVLTSVMYHVGSKDETPDRTGFAHFFEHLLFEGTENIKRGEWFKIVTSNGGINNANTSDDRTYYYEVFPSNNLELALWMESERLMHPVINKIGVDTQNGVIKEEKRSRYDNQPYGNIIGAVKENMFKNHPYRWTTIGSMEHLDAATLEEFQAFNKKFYIPNNAVLVVAGDFEKNKAKEWIRNYFGSIKKGKKIKKQTFAEEPITQTIKATYEDHNIQIPMVVATYRTPSMKTRDARVLDLISSYLSDGKSSKLYKKIVDEKKMALQIDAVGFSQEDYGMYILYGLPMGTHTSADLIKEVDEEIVKIQTELISEKDFQKLKNTFDNRFVNKNGNLEGIAENLATYYLLYDDVNLINTEIDLFHSITREEIREVANKYLNPNQRLILDYVPSKAEAQN; this is encoded by the coding sequence ATGAAAAAATTAATAATAATGTTAAGTACTGCACTTATGCTAGGAGGAATAGCTTCGGCTCAAAAAATAGCTTTTGAAGAATATGATTTAGATAATGGCATGCATGTCATATTACATAACGATCCATCGGCGCCAGTGGTTTTGACTTCTGTAATGTATCATGTAGGTTCAAAAGATGAAACACCGGATAGAACTGGATTTGCTCATTTCTTTGAACATCTTTTATTCGAAGGAACAGAAAATATTAAACGTGGCGAATGGTTTAAAATCGTAACTTCTAATGGCGGGATAAATAACGCCAACACTTCTGATGATCGTACCTATTATTATGAAGTATTCCCATCAAACAATTTAGAATTAGCACTTTGGATGGAATCCGAAAGATTAATGCATCCTGTAATCAATAAAATTGGCGTAGACACTCAAAACGGAGTGATCAAAGAAGAGAAACGAAGTCGTTACGACAATCAGCCTTATGGTAATATTATTGGTGCTGTAAAAGAAAATATGTTCAAGAATCATCCGTACCGTTGGACTACAATTGGCTCGATGGAACATTTAGACGCAGCCACTTTAGAAGAATTTCAAGCTTTTAACAAGAAGTTCTACATTCCTAACAACGCAGTTTTGGTAGTCGCAGGAGATTTCGAAAAAAACAAAGCCAAAGAATGGATTCGTAACTATTTTGGATCAATCAAAAAAGGAAAAAAAATAAAAAAACAAACCTTTGCAGAAGAACCAATTACACAAACTATAAAAGCGACATACGAGGATCATAATATCCAAATACCAATGGTTGTGGCTACTTACAGAACTCCTTCGATGAAAACTAGAGATGCGAGAGTTTTAGATTTAATTTCTTCCTACTTAAGCGATGGAAAAAGTTCTAAATTATACAAGAAAATTGTTGATGAGAAAAAAATGGCTTTACAAATAGATGCTGTTGGTTTTAGTCAAGAAGATTACGGTATGTATATTTTGTATGGTTTGCCAATGGGCACACATACTTCTGCCGATTTAATAAAAGAAGTTGACGAAGAAATTGTAAAAATACAGACCGAATTGATTTCGGAGAAAGATTTTCAAAAATTGAAAAATACATTTGACAATCGTTTTGTGAATAAGAATGGAAATTTAGAAGGAATAGCTGAAAATTTAGCGACTTACTATTTGCTTTATGATGATGTGAATTTAATTAACACAGAGATTGATTTATTTCATTCCATAACTCGTGAAGAAATTAGAGAGGTAGCCAACAAATATTTAAATCCAAATCAAAGACTTATTTTGGATTATGTTCCTTCAAAAGCGGAGGCTCAAAATTAA